One window of the Mycoplasmopsis anatis genome contains the following:
- a CDS encoding 2-hydroxyacid dehydrogenase, whose translation MKIAFFDAKEYDIKYFNQENNGRHEIVYFKENLNINTAKLAKGFDAICAFVNTYGDKYVLDILASYGVKIWLQRSMGYNKVDLTKAQELGIQVFRIPNYSAESVAEFAMATMMTLNRKLITASRRVKKYNFSLNGLDGICVYGSTIGVIGAGKIGQGFINIAKGMGAKVLVFDIYSETNNPDLATKMGFEYVSLTRLLKESDFISLHAPLLPSTKHMIDDDAVSIMKKGVIIVNTSRGELIDIKAAIKGLKNNTIAGLASDVLEREEGRFYEDVSTRAQELQEMDPEWAELIKMKNVLITSHQAFLTNIALTQIARITLDNADNAEKQDFTNALKLLENGRVQNG comes from the coding sequence GTGAAAATAGCTTTTTTTGATGCAAAAGAATATGATATTAAGTACTTTAATCAAGAAAATAATGGAAGACATGAAATTGTTTATTTCAAAGAAAATTTAAATATTAACACTGCTAAATTAGCAAAAGGTTTTGATGCTATTTGCGCTTTTGTAAACACATACGGAGATAAATATGTGTTAGATATTTTAGCAAGTTATGGTGTTAAAATTTGACTACAAAGATCAATGGGTTACAATAAAGTTGATTTAACTAAAGCTCAAGAGTTAGGTATTCAAGTATTTAGAATTCCTAATTATTCAGCAGAATCCGTTGCTGAATTTGCAATGGCAACTATGATGACATTGAACAGAAAATTAATTACTGCTTCTAGACGTGTTAAAAAATACAATTTCTCTTTAAACGGACTTGACGGAATTTGTGTATATGGTTCGACAATTGGAGTTATTGGAGCAGGTAAAATTGGACAAGGTTTCATTAATATAGCTAAAGGGATGGGTGCTAAAGTGTTAGTTTTTGACATCTACAGTGAAACAAATAATCCTGATTTAGCAACAAAAATGGGATTTGAATACGTTTCATTAACCAGATTATTAAAAGAAAGTGATTTTATTTCTCTTCACGCTCCTTTATTACCATCAACAAAACATATGATTGACGATGATGCGGTGTCAATTATGAAAAAAGGTGTTATCATTGTTAATACATCAAGAGGTGAATTAATTGATATTAAGGCTGCAATTAAAGGACTTAAAAATAATACTATCGCTGGACTTGCTTCTGATGTTCTTGAACGTGAAGAAGGAAGATTTTATGAAGATGTTTCAACTCGTGCACAAGAACTTCAAGAAATGGATCCAGAGTGAGCAGAATTAATTAAAATGAAAAATGTTTTAATTACATCTCACCAAGCATTCTTAACAAATATAGCATTAACTCAAATTGCCAGAATAACCTTAGATAATGCCGATAATGCCGAAAAACAAGATTTTACAAACGCTCTTAAATTATTAGAAAACGGAAGAGTTCAGAACGGATAA
- a CDS encoding DNA-processing protein DprA, with amino-acid sequence MREFLLYWTWICKGNNLDIFKKIKNGESVNFNVLEQIKNKLNQSKIEYITFLDSDYPRDLLQLKYPPYVLFYKGNIELLKSKELLNITGEINSSISKFTISYLNENVFKKSTLITNNQTDLDKEIINLFKKHNSNIIYVLACGIDSRITELKNNELVISQFPPDYHIKREHYSMRNLLCAGISNRMILISTKEESKLIHLAYAFADYGKDVFCFPGIQWNDTNSELIKNGAQMITNISDVVYF; translated from the coding sequence ATGAGAGAATTTTTATTATATTGAACATGAATTTGCAAAGGAAACAATTTAGATATTTTTAAAAAAATTAAAAATGGCGAAAGTGTAAACTTTAATGTTTTAGAACAAATTAAAAATAAACTTAACCAATCAAAAATCGAATACATCACTTTCTTAGACAGTGATTATCCAAGAGATTTATTACAACTAAAATATCCACCTTATGTTTTATTTTATAAAGGTAATATTGAACTACTTAAATCTAAAGAATTACTTAATATCACAGGTGAAATTAACAGTAGCATTAGCAAATTTACTATTAGCTATCTAAACGAAAATGTTTTTAAAAAATCTACGCTAATAACCAATAATCAAACAGATTTAGATAAGGAAATAATCAATCTATTCAAGAAACATAACTCTAATATAATTTATGTTCTTGCTTGTGGTATTGATAGCAGAATAACTGAACTTAAAAATAATGAATTAGTTATAAGTCAATTCCCACCTGATTATCATATTAAACGTGAGCACTATTCTATGAGAAATTTATTGTGTGCAGGTATTTCTAATAGAATGATTTTAATCTCGACTAAAGAAGAAAGTAAATTAATTCATCTAGCTTATGCTTTTGCTGATTATGGAAAAGATGTTTTCTGCTTTCCTGGAATCCAATGAAATGATACTAATAGTGAATTAATTAAAAATGGAGCTCAAATGATTACTAATATTTCAGATGTAGTATATTTTTAA
- the rpmA gene encoding 50S ribosomal protein L27, whose translation MAHTKAGGSTRNGRDSHSKRLGAKLGDGQFCTAGSIIYRQRGTKIFPGVNVQRGGDDTLFALIDGYVKYETRRNRKFASVYTEKQN comes from the coding sequence ATGGCACATACGAAAGCCGGTGGTTCGACACGTAACGGTCGTGACTCACACAGTAAAAGACTTGGTGCTAAATTAGGTGACGGACAATTCTGTACAGCTGGTTCAATCATTTACCGTCAAAGAGGTACAAAGATTTTCCCAGGTGTTAACGTTCAACGTGGTGGTGATGATACATTATTTGCATTAATCGACGGATATGTTAAATATGAAACTAGAAGAAACAGAAAGTTTGCTTCAGTATATACAGAAAAACAAAATTAA
- the rplU gene encoding 50S ribosomal protein L21 — translation MKAIIETGGKQLLVEVDQTIFIEKIEGNEGDNVTFDKVLLIDSKIGQPYLTGASVTGVIEKQGKAKKIVVYRHNAKSTHKRKLGHRQPYTRVKITEIKG, via the coding sequence ATGAAAGCAATCATCGAAACAGGAGGCAAACAACTTTTAGTTGAAGTTGATCAAACAATTTTTATTGAGAAAATTGAAGGAAATGAAGGAGACAATGTTACTTTTGATAAAGTATTATTGATTGACTCTAAAATTGGTCAACCATATTTAACAGGAGCAAGCGTTACTGGTGTTATTGAAAAACAAGGTAAAGCTAAAAAAATCGTTGTATATCGTCACAATGCAAAATCAACACACAAAAGAAAACTTGGACACCGTCAACCATATACACGTGTAAAAATTACAGAAATTAAAGGATAA
- a CDS encoding YitT family protein, with protein MKLREQKNKKYCCENQKESPKKLSFFNKNPKFQKHNADCRFYIESKSEEILQQADLLKYKMGRHLLNSKERSFTFSEYVKRYWLRVVFIFFAALIFNFGAKMFLVRGDTIPSGLSGIPILINILIPETKPYYALIYLGVNLPLIFTVGLKIKRTFTVLTVLFMIFQIGTDFVFSLNVVHDFLVNSINFGPELKSDHDTWIKLLYGVLGAAFIASGIALSWKSGGSTGGTDFIVYYFSTKLKKNVALVMSIVSITTAIVFLVIFGIFQPHPITEKSPHRVYFGMRELSTFVYLVVNNLIVNLLYPKYKKVKLSISCSNPTKVLAYFKLINYWHGYEISSIKSGYSGAEVYKIDTVCLLFETRNIIEDLKNVDPTVWITVYPITKVVGSFNTQYVES; from the coding sequence ATGAAACTAAGGGAACAAAAAAATAAAAAATATTGTTGTGAAAACCAAAAAGAGTCACCAAAAAAACTTTCTTTTTTCAATAAAAATCCAAAATTTCAAAAACATAATGCAGACTGTCGTTTTTATATTGAAAGTAAAAGTGAAGAAATTTTACAACAAGCAGATTTATTAAAATATAAAATGGGACGTCACTTATTAAATAGTAAAGAACGTTCATTTACATTTAGTGAATACGTAAAAAGATATTGATTAAGAGTTGTTTTTATTTTCTTTGCTGCGCTAATTTTTAACTTTGGTGCTAAAATGTTTTTAGTCAGAGGGGACACTATTCCTTCTGGCTTAAGTGGTATCCCAATTTTGATTAACATTTTAATACCTGAAACAAAGCCTTACTATGCTTTAATTTACCTTGGTGTGAATTTACCACTTATTTTTACTGTTGGATTAAAAATAAAGAGAACTTTTACTGTCTTAACAGTACTATTTATGATTTTCCAAATTGGAACCGACTTTGTTTTTAGTTTAAATGTTGTCCATGATTTTTTAGTAAATTCTATTAATTTTGGACCGGAACTCAAGTCAGATCATGATACTTGAATTAAATTACTTTATGGTGTATTAGGTGCAGCCTTTATCGCAAGTGGAATTGCATTATCTTGAAAATCAGGTGGATCAACAGGTGGAACTGATTTTATAGTTTACTACTTCTCAACTAAACTTAAGAAAAATGTAGCATTAGTTATGAGTATTGTGTCCATTACAACAGCTATTGTTTTCTTAGTAATTTTTGGAATTTTCCAACCACATCCAATTACAGAAAAAAGTCCACATAGAGTTTACTTCGGAATGAGAGAATTATCAACCTTTGTATATTTAGTTGTAAATAATTTAATTGTTAATTTACTTTATCCAAAATACAAAAAGGTTAAATTATCTATTTCTTGTTCAAATCCTACTAAAGTTTTAGCTTACTTTAAATTGATTAATTATTGACATGGATATGAAATCAGCTCAATTAAATCAGGTTATTCAGGTGCTGAAGTTTACAAAATTGATACAGTTTGTCTATTATTTGAAACTAGAAATATCATTGAAGATCTAAAAAATGTTGATCCTACAGTCTGAATTACTGTTTATCCAATAACTAAGGTAGTAGGAAGTTTTAACACTCAATATGTAGAGAGCTAA
- a CDS encoding DUF2179 domain-containing protein codes for MIDQLIYWIAYIVLSIPIFVFGYKKIGKTFTNLTVIFLVVSSFISFGIGLIDGANDVYFIGDFSNKIVKNSLNDYQKSLSPIIPLLWNDGGNIIALMIYSLTYGFLLSWIFAIIQIIGGTAGVTGVIGEWYANEKQKSFASISGYMNIIIILICVAIGSYIPGSMLLKSVDKTLIQDEQVLAVLNKAWTFELYLSPNFVATVLTNFIYILVLNKLFPKFKLVRVEIFSKHYMDISERLAHDTKIVTGVTVFKGIGGYSGKEVNVVTSIALFRQVPRIIKAIRDVDSEAFISISDIASIDGHVYLPIAKF; via the coding sequence ATGATTGACCAATTAATATACTGAATTGCGTATATAGTTTTAAGTATTCCTATTTTTGTTTTTGGTTATAAAAAAATTGGAAAAACATTCACTAATTTAACAGTAATTTTCTTAGTTGTTTCTTCATTTATTTCTTTTGGTATAGGTCTTATTGATGGTGCTAATGATGTATACTTCATTGGAGATTTTTCAAATAAAATTGTAAAGAACAGTTTAAATGATTATCAAAAATCATTAAGCCCAATTATCCCATTACTTTGAAATGATGGTGGGAATATCATTGCATTGATGATCTACTCATTAACATACGGATTTTTATTATCTTGAATTTTTGCTATTATTCAAATCATAGGTGGTACAGCTGGAGTTACTGGAGTAATAGGAGAGTGATATGCCAATGAAAAACAAAAATCATTCGCAAGTATTTCTGGTTACATGAACATTATTATTATTTTAATTTGTGTGGCTATCGGTTCATACATCCCTGGTTCTATGCTTCTTAAAAGTGTAGACAAAACACTTATACAAGATGAACAAGTTTTAGCAGTATTAAATAAAGCTTGAACATTTGAATTATATCTTTCACCTAATTTTGTAGCAACTGTACTAACAAACTTTATTTATATTTTAGTATTGAATAAATTATTCCCTAAATTTAAGCTTGTTAGAGTAGAAATATTCTCTAAACATTATATGGATATTAGCGAAAGACTTGCTCATGATACTAAAATTGTTACTGGAGTTACAGTATTTAAAGGTATTGGTGGATATTCAGGAAAAGAAGTTAATGTTGTAACTTCAATTGCATTATTTAGACAAGTGCCAAGAATTATTAAAGCTATAAGAGATGTTGACTCAGAAGCATTTATATCAATTTCAGATATTGCAAGTATTGATGGACATGTTTATCTACCAATTGCAAAATTTTAA